In Alphaproteobacteria bacterium US3C007, one genomic interval encodes:
- a CDS encoding aldehyde dehydrogenase family protein: protein MSVKEIFETMDYGPALEATQEATQWLQNHDRRFGHFINGANCEGSDHFQSRNPATGEALAKIAQASEQDVHNAVASARAAQADWGAQSGHQRARVLYAIARLVQKHSRLFATLETLDNGKPIRESRDIDIPLVHRHFYYHAGMAQLMASELPNRQALGVCGQIIPWNFPLLMLAWKIAPALAMGNCVVLKPAEYTSLTALLFAEICMQAGVPNGVVNIITGDGTVGEHLVNHPDIDKIAFTGSTDVGRKIRQATAGSGKKLTLELGGKSPFIVFDDADLDSAVEGLVDAIWFNQGQVCCAGSRLLVQEAVADRLHDKIRARMAKLRLGNPLDKSVDMGPLVDPAQVARVNSLVDANTNGTCFQPNIDLPKQGCFYPPTLLTGLSPSDPLMQEEIFGPVLVSTSFRTPQEAVQLANNTRYGLAASIWSENVNLCLGLAPALKAGVIWINGTNMFDAAAGFGGIRESGFGREGGWEGLTAYTKSKAQTTARSLKPILAKTGPKSVAFGLDRTAKLYIGGKQTRPDSGYSTAVFDAAGNFISDVPSANRKDIRNAVEAAQGAVKWSGSSGHLRAQILYFIAENLSARAAEFATKINLYTGETNGAAEVEASLERLFTYAAWADKYDGAVRDVPLRGVALALNEPVGVIGTFCPDDAPLLGLVSLLGPALAMGNRVVMVASEPYPLIATEFYQILETSDVPAGVVNLLTGAHSELAAPLASHLNIDAIWSFSSSDLSTEIETQSALGLKRSWVNYGQDRDWFSTEGEGKSFLAEASQSKTVWIPFGEG, encoded by the coding sequence ATGAGCGTAAAAGAAATATTTGAAACGATGGACTACGGCCCCGCCCTTGAAGCCACGCAGGAGGCAACACAATGGCTGCAAAACCACGATCGCAGATTTGGGCATTTCATAAATGGCGCAAACTGCGAAGGTTCTGATCATTTTCAAAGCCGCAATCCCGCCACCGGCGAGGCTTTGGCAAAAATCGCCCAAGCCAGCGAGCAAGATGTGCATAACGCCGTGGCCAGTGCCCGCGCCGCGCAAGCGGATTGGGGCGCGCAAAGCGGGCATCAACGCGCGCGTGTTTTATACGCCATCGCCCGGCTTGTTCAAAAGCACAGCCGGCTTTTCGCCACATTAGAAACGCTGGATAACGGCAAGCCCATTCGTGAATCCCGCGATATTGATATCCCGCTTGTACACCGGCATTTTTATTATCACGCCGGCATGGCCCAGTTGATGGCCAGCGAACTTCCCAACCGGCAAGCGCTGGGCGTGTGCGGCCAGATCATCCCTTGGAATTTTCCACTTCTGATGCTGGCATGGAAAATTGCGCCGGCCTTGGCAATGGGCAATTGCGTGGTTTTGAAACCGGCTGAATACACCTCGCTCACAGCTCTTTTATTCGCCGAAATCTGTATGCAGGCCGGCGTACCAAACGGAGTTGTAAACATCATCACCGGCGATGGCACCGTGGGCGAGCATCTGGTGAACCACCCTGATATCGATAAGATTGCCTTTACCGGATCCACCGATGTGGGGCGCAAAATTCGCCAAGCCACCGCAGGCAGCGGCAAAAAGCTCACTCTTGAATTGGGGGGAAAATCCCCCTTCATCGTGTTTGATGATGCCGATCTTGACAGCGCGGTAGAAGGCTTGGTTGATGCAATTTGGTTCAATCAAGGGCAAGTATGCTGCGCAGGATCGCGGCTGTTGGTGCAAGAGGCAGTGGCCGATCGCTTGCATGATAAAATCCGCGCCCGGATGGCAAAACTGCGGCTGGGCAATCCGCTCGATAAATCTGTCGATATGGGGCCCTTGGTTGACCCGGCGCAAGTTGCACGGGTAAACAGCTTGGTTGATGCAAACACAAACGGCACCTGCTTTCAGCCCAATATTGATCTGCCCAAACAGGGCTGCTTTTATCCCCCAACGCTGCTGACCGGGCTCAGCCCATCTGACCCGTTGATGCAGGAAGAGATTTTCGGGCCGGTGCTTGTTTCAACCAGTTTTCGCACGCCGCAAGAAGCCGTACAGCTTGCCAATAACACCCGCTACGGGCTGGCCGCATCGATCTGGAGTGAAAACGTAAATCTTTGCCTTGGTTTGGCACCAGCTTTAAAGGCCGGGGTCATTTGGATAAATGGCACCAATATGTTCGATGCCGCGGCCGGCTTTGGCGGCATTCGCGAAAGCGGCTTTGGCCGGGAAGGTGGCTGGGAAGGCTTGACCGCCTATACCAAATCCAAAGCCCAGACCACCGCCAGATCCTTAAAACCTATTTTGGCAAAAACAGGTCCAAAATCTGTAGCTTTCGGCCTTGATCGCACCGCCAAACTGTATATTGGCGGCAAACAAACGCGACCAGATAGCGGATATTCTACGGCTGTGTTTGATGCCGCCGGAAATTTCATCAGCGATGTTCCAAGCGCCAATCGAAAAGATATCCGCAACGCAGTTGAAGCCGCACAGGGGGCCGTAAAATGGTCTGGATCAAGCGGGCATTTACGCGCCCAAATTCTATATTTCATTGCCGAAAATCTCTCGGCACGCGCCGCTGAATTTGCCACAAAAATCAACCTCTACACGGGTGAAACAAATGGCGCAGCAGAGGTTGAGGCCAGCCTAGAGCGCCTGTTCACCTATGCAGCCTGGGCGGATAAATATGATGGGGCAGTGCGCGATGTGCCCTTGCGCGGCGTGGCATTGGCTTTGAACGAACCGGTTGGCGTGATCGGCACCTTTTGCCCGGATGACGCGCCGCTACTTGGGCTGGTCTCGCTGCTTGGGCCGGCTTTGGCGATGGGCAATCGCGTTGTTATGGTGGCCTCTGAGCCCTACCCGTTGATCGCCACCGAATTTTATCAGATTTTAGAGACCTCGGATGTCCCTGCGGGCGTTGTTAATCTGTTAACCGGCGCCCATTCGGAGTTGGCCGCACCTCTGGCCAGCCATTTGAATATTGACGCCATATGGAGCTTTTCGTCCAGCGATTTATCTACGGAAATTGAAACGCAAAGCGCGCTGGGTTTAAAACGCAGCTGGGTCAATTACGGACAGGATCGAGATTGGTTTTCAACAGAGGGTGAAGGAAAAAGCTTTCTGGCAGAAGCCAGCCAATCAAAAACCGTTTGGATCCCCTTCGGCGAAGGATAG
- the deoC gene encoding deoxyribose-phosphate aldolase, giving the protein MSEQNISAFPQSTASHSTRNPGMALDLDWVGAAQANTSAIERRAASLGARRSVKKDYQAAWLLRAITCIDLTTLSGDDTKARVKRLCDKARRPLRDDLLKALDIASLQTGAICVYHDMVETAVSALKGSGIPVAAVSTGFPAGLSPLELRIAEIKASVAAGAREIDIVISRRHVLTQNWQALYDEMQAFRAACGEAHVKAILATGELGSLRNVARASLICMMGGADFIKTSTGKESVNATLPVSLVMVRAIRDYHDRTGYAVGYKPAGGISKAKDALVYLSMIKEELGDQWLRADLFRFGASSLLGDIERQLEHHVTGAYSAGHRHALA; this is encoded by the coding sequence ATGTCAGAGCAAAACATATCAGCCTTTCCACAATCGACTGCATCCCATTCAACAAGAAACCCAGGGATGGCTTTGGATCTTGATTGGGTGGGCGCCGCACAAGCCAATACTTCTGCGATCGAACGCCGCGCAGCAAGCCTGGGCGCGCGACGCAGCGTCAAAAAAGACTATCAAGCCGCTTGGTTGCTTCGCGCAATCACCTGCATCGATCTGACCACCCTGTCGGGTGATGACACGAAGGCGCGTGTCAAACGGCTTTGCGATAAGGCGCGCCGACCGCTTAGGGATGATCTTCTCAAAGCGCTGGATATCGCGTCTTTGCAAACCGGCGCAATTTGCGTTTACCACGACATGGTGGAAACCGCCGTTTCGGCCTTAAAGGGCAGCGGCATTCCCGTGGCGGCGGTCTCTACCGGCTTTCCTGCCGGATTGTCGCCCTTAGAGCTGCGCATTGCTGAAATCAAAGCCAGCGTCGCGGCCGGTGCGCGCGAAATCGATATCGTGATTTCGCGCCGGCATGTGTTAACCCAAAACTGGCAGGCACTATATGACGAAATGCAAGCGTTTCGCGCGGCCTGCGGCGAGGCCCATGTAAAAGCGATTTTAGCCACGGGCGAGCTTGGTAGCCTGCGCAACGTGGCGCGGGCTTCATTGATTTGCATGATGGGCGGCGCTGATTTCATCAAAACCTCAACAGGCAAAGAAAGCGTCAACGCAACCTTGCCCGTCTCATTAGTGATGGTGCGCGCTATCCGCGACTATCATGACCGCACCGGATATGCGGTTGGCTACAAACCCGCCGGTGGCATTTCAAAAGCCAAAGATGCCTTAGTCTATCTTAGCATGATCAAAGAAGAACTGGGTGATCAATGGCTGCGGGCGGATCTGTTCCGTTTTGGAGCTTCGTCACTTTTGGGCGATATTGAACGGCAATTGGAACATCACGTCACCGGTGCATATTCTGCAGGGCACCGGCATGCATTGGCTTAA
- a CDS encoding class II aldolase and adducin N-terminal domain-containing protein gives MTVEPLRKNMDFWQERVDLAAAFRWCVRLNYHEAVANHFSLAVNEEGSQFLMNPNQMHFSRIKASDLLLIDANDPKTLEGPNAPDPTAWGLHGAVHRHCPHAKCAMHVHSIHATVLASLQDSRLLPIDQNSAMFFNRYVIDDHYGGLAFEEEGTRCASLLTDPKQKVLIMGNHGILVLGNSVADTFNRLYYFERAAETYIRALQTGQDLRVLPDEIAEKTAQEVEEYPEQGIRHFGELKRILQDEGANYAT, from the coding sequence ATGACGGTTGAGCCCCTGCGTAAAAATATGGACTTTTGGCAAGAACGGGTTGATCTGGCAGCCGCGTTTCGCTGGTGCGTGCGGTTGAATTATCACGAAGCGGTGGCAAATCATTTTTCATTGGCAGTCAATGAAGAGGGCAGCCAATTTTTAATGAACCCCAACCAAATGCATTTTTCACGCATCAAAGCCAGCGATCTATTGCTGATCGACGCGAATGATCCCAAAACGCTTGAGGGTCCGAATGCGCCAGATCCAACCGCATGGGGGCTTCATGGCGCGGTGCATCGTCATTGCCCGCACGCAAAATGCGCCATGCATGTGCATTCAATTCACGCCACGGTCTTGGCCAGTTTACAAGATAGCCGCCTGCTTCCGATTGATCAAAACTCTGCGATGTTTTTCAACCGCTATGTGATTGATGATCATTATGGCGGGCTGGCCTTTGAAGAAGAGGGTACGCGCTGCGCAAGCTTGCTGACAGATCCAAAACAAAAAGTGTTGATCATGGGCAATCACGGCATTCTGGTTTTGGGCAATAGTGTGGCGGACACGTTTAACCGTTTATATTATTTTGAACGGGCCGCAGAAACCTATATTCGCGCCTTACAAACAGGCCAAGATTTACGCGTTTTACCCGATGAAATTGCCGAAAAAACAGCACAAGAAGTTGAGGAATATCCCGAACAGGGAATACGACATTTCGGCGAGCTAAAGCGCATTCTTCAGGATGAGGGCGCAAATTACGCAACATAG
- a CDS encoding AMP nucleosidase — MVEGSKIHTPDARPETAFYDPDKAVAYLNVLYQDAVGFLQSRFDEVLRSGSTGHRYRAFYPQISVQVDSFRSIDSRLSFGHVTSPGSHTTTITRPDLFAGYLRQQIELLVENHDSPILIGPSETPIPLHFALSDEISANKAEAQSQPFLLRDLFDVPDLATTNDDIVNGDGARSAQEPMPLAPFTAQRVDYSLARLAHYTATDPSHFQNYVLFTNYQFYVAEFEAYARRALADEKSGYSSFVSTGNVEITQSDALIEPVSKLPQMPSYHLKRPDGSGITLVNIGVGPSNAKTATDHIAVLRPHAWIMVGHCAGLRNSQSLGDFVLAHAYLRDDKVLDADLPAWVPIPALAEIQIALETAVADVTKLQGYELKKIMRTGTVATVDNRNWELRDQSGPVQRLSQSRAVALDMESATIAANGYRFRVPYGTLLCVSDKPLHGELKLPGMASDFYKTQVSRHLEIGIKAMESLQNMPLERLHSRKLRSFDETAFL; from the coding sequence ATGGTTGAAGGTTCTAAAATACACACCCCTGATGCGCGTCCTGAAACAGCGTTTTATGATCCGGATAAGGCCGTGGCCTATTTAAATGTTTTGTATCAAGACGCGGTAGGATTTTTGCAAAGCCGGTTTGATGAAGTGCTGCGTTCGGGCAGCACTGGGCATCGCTATCGTGCGTTTTACCCGCAGATTAGCGTGCAGGTTGATAGTTTCAGAAGCATCGATAGCCGGTTAAGTTTTGGCCATGTGACAAGCCCTGGTAGTCACACAACCACGATCACACGCCCAGATTTATTTGCCGGGTACCTGCGCCAACAAATCGAATTGTTGGTAGAAAACCATGATTCCCCGATCCTTATCGGTCCGTCTGAAACGCCGATTCCCTTGCATTTTGCGCTTTCCGATGAGATCTCGGCGAATAAGGCTGAGGCTCAATCGCAGCCCTTTTTGCTAAGAGATCTGTTTGATGTTCCGGATTTGGCCACAACGAATGATGATATCGTCAATGGCGATGGCGCGCGATCAGCCCAAGAGCCGATGCCTTTGGCGCCATTCACTGCGCAGCGCGTTGATTATTCTTTGGCGCGCTTGGCGCATTACACCGCAACGGATCCAAGCCATTTTCAAAATTATGTGCTTTTCACAAATTATCAATTTTACGTGGCAGAATTCGAAGCTTATGCGCGCCGCGCTTTGGCTGATGAGAAAAGCGGCTATAGCAGTTTTGTCAGTACGGGGAATGTTGAGATCACGCAGTCTGATGCACTGATTGAGCCAGTTTCAAAACTGCCACAAATGCCAAGCTATCATTTAAAACGCCCCGACGGCAGCGGCATCACTTTGGTTAATATCGGTGTTGGCCCCTCAAACGCGAAAACAGCAACCGATCACATAGCGGTGCTGCGTCCACATGCCTGGATTATGGTTGGGCATTGCGCTGGCTTGCGCAATTCGCAAAGCTTGGGCGATTTTGTGTTGGCGCATGCCTATTTGCGCGATGATAAGGTTTTAGACGCAGATCTTCCGGCTTGGGTTCCGATCCCTGCTTTAGCTGAAATTCAGATCGCGCTTGAAACTGCGGTGGCCGATGTCACAAAGCTGCAGGGCTATGAGCTTAAGAAAATTATGCGCACCGGCACCGTGGCCACGGTTGATAATCGAAATTGGGAGCTGCGCGATCAATCTGGCCCGGTTCAGCGTTTAAGCCAATCTCGGGCGGTGGCACTGGATATGGAAAGCGCCACAATCGCGGCGAACGGGTATCGGTTTCGGGTGCCGTATGGAACTTTGCTCTGCGTGTCGGATAAGCCCTTGCACGGTGAGTTGAAGCTGCCGGGAATGGCATCTGACTTTTATAAAACGCAGGTTTCACGGCATTTGGAAATTGGAATAAAGGCGATGGAAAGCTTACAAAACATGCCGCTTGAGCGCTTGCACAGCCGAAAATTGCGCAGTTTTGACGAAACTGCGTTTTTATAG
- a CDS encoding HU family DNA-binding protein, with protein MSKPMTKTQLIAALAEDMGSDKKAAAASLDAICNLITREVSGGGAVTLPGIGKIMCRERPERMVRNPATGEQFKKEADKVVKMTIAKALKDSVNG; from the coding sequence ATGTCGAAACCAATGACGAAAACACAACTGATTGCTGCGCTGGCCGAAGATATGGGCTCAGATAAAAAGGCGGCGGCTGCCTCTTTGGACGCGATCTGTAACCTGATCACGCGCGAAGTTTCTGGTGGCGGTGCGGTCACGTTGCCAGGTATTGGCAAAATCATGTGCCGTGAGCGTCCAGAGCGTATGGTGCGTAACCCAGCCACGGGCGAGCAATTCAAAAAAGAAGCGGATAAAGTTGTTAAAATGACAATTGCAAAAGCGCTGAAAGACAGCGTAAACGGTTAA
- a CDS encoding DMT family transporter codes for MDLRSLMLGLGFALMWSSAFTSARMIVAEASPLAALSVRFLISGLLGVLIARFLGQTMRLTQAQWRATIVFGIFQNAIYLGLNFVAMQTIEASVASIIASSMPLMVALAGWLVFRETLPFLGIVGLVFGVLGVSLIMGLRIEAGVELHGLVLCLIAAMALTVATLSVRGAVAGGNVMMIVGLQMIVGGVSLAIIALIWEPFQINPTWRLLGAFTYTTLIPGLAATFIWFKLVGRIGAVKAATFHFLNPFFGVLIAAALLGENIGLLDYVGVVIIALGILAVQLSKQHQTKSRPAR; via the coding sequence ATGGATCTAAGATCTTTGATGCTCGGGTTGGGTTTTGCGCTGATGTGGTCTTCGGCTTTTACGTCGGCGCGGATGATCGTTGCAGAGGCTTCGCCTTTGGCTGCCTTGTCGGTTCGGTTCTTAATTTCCGGTTTATTGGGCGTTTTAATCGCGCGGTTTTTGGGCCAAACCATGCGCTTAACGCAGGCGCAATGGCGGGCGACAATTGTTTTCGGTATTTTTCAAAATGCGATTTATCTTGGGTTAAACTTTGTGGCGATGCAAACCATTGAAGCGTCGGTTGCTTCCATTATTGCATCTTCAATGCCTTTGATGGTGGCGCTGGCTGGCTGGCTGGTGTTTCGGGAAACTCTTCCATTTTTGGGGATCGTTGGGCTGGTGTTTGGCGTTTTGGGTGTCAGTTTAATTATGGGTCTGCGCATCGAGGCAGGGGTAGAGTTGCACGGCCTGGTTTTGTGCCTTATTGCCGCGATGGCGTTAACCGTTGCCACCTTATCCGTACGCGGGGCGGTCGCGGGTGGCAATGTGATGATGATTGTTGGGTTGCAGATGATCGTGGGCGGCGTCAGTTTGGCTATAATCGCCCTTATTTGGGAGCCATTTCAGATCAATCCAACATGGCGGTTGCTGGGGGCGTTTACCTATACCACGCTTATCCCCGGCCTTGCGGCCACTTTTATCTGGTTTAAATTGGTTGGCAGGATTGGCGCTGTGAAAGCCGCAACCTTTCATTTTTTGAATCCGTTTTTCGGGGTATTGATCGCCGCCGCGCTGTTGGGCGAAAACATAGGGCTTTTGGATTATGTTGGCGTGGTAATCATTGCGTTGGGTATTTTGGCCGTTCAGCTATCAAAGCAACATCAAACCAAATCTAGGCCCGCGCGCTGA
- the aroC gene encoding chorismate synthase: MSMNTFGHLFQVTTWGESHGPAIGATIDGCPPGIRLDETIIQPWLDKRKPGQSKFTTQRREADNVEILSGVFEGKTTGTPIQLTIRNTDQRSKDYGDIANTFRPGHADITYFQKYGIRDYRGGGRSSARETAARVAAGAVARAALAKLAPKVKIIGFMCQMGPHKIDRAHFDWSEIDQNPFWVPDAKAAKDWALYLDEVRKSHSSVGAVIEIVAQGLPAGLGAPIYGKLDGDLAAAMMSINAVKGVEIGEGMQAAALSGAENADEITLGPDGLPQYSSNHAGGILGGISTGQDVVLRFAVKPTSSILTARKSITKDGQAIDVVTKGRHDPCVGIRAVPVGEAMMACVLLDHLLLHRGQVGDQGGKIGPAA; the protein is encoded by the coding sequence ATGAGCATGAATACATTCGGCCATTTATTTCAGGTCACCACATGGGGGGAAAGCCATGGCCCCGCGATTGGCGCAACCATTGATGGCTGCCCTCCGGGCATTAGACTTGATGAAACCATTATTCAGCCCTGGTTAGACAAACGCAAACCTGGCCAAAGTAAATTTACCACGCAGCGACGCGAAGCAGATAACGTAGAAATCCTCTCTGGAGTGTTTGAGGGAAAAACAACGGGAACCCCGATTCAGTTGACCATCCGCAACACCGATCAACGTTCAAAGGATTATGGCGATATTGCCAATACGTTCCGGCCAGGCCATGCGGATATCACCTATTTTCAAAAATACGGCATTCGCGATTATCGCGGGGGCGGTCGCTCTTCTGCACGCGAAACCGCGGCGCGCGTCGCAGCGGGGGCGGTGGCAAGGGCGGCACTGGCTAAATTAGCACCAAAGGTTAAAATCATCGGCTTCATGTGCCAAATGGGCCCGCATAAAATCGACCGCGCGCATTTTGACTGGTCAGAAATTGACCAAAACCCCTTTTGGGTGCCCGATGCAAAAGCCGCAAAAGACTGGGCGCTATATTTAGACGAGGTGCGCAAATCGCACAGCTCGGTTGGCGCAGTGATTGAAATCGTTGCACAAGGGCTTCCTGCCGGGCTTGGCGCACCTATTTACGGCAAGCTTGATGGCGATCTTGCGGCGGCAATGATGTCAATAAACGCGGTAAAAGGCGTTGAAATTGGGGAAGGCATGCAAGCTGCCGCATTGAGTGGTGCAGAAAATGCCGATGAAATAACGCTTGGGCCGGATGGCTTACCCCAATATTCGAGCAACCATGCCGGTGGCATTCTTGGCGGAATTTCAACGGGTCAAGATGTGGTGCTGCGATTTGCAGTCAAACCGACATCCTCCATTTTAACAGCACGCAAATCAATCACCAAAGACGGGCAAGCGATCGATGTGGTCACCAAAGGGCGGCATGATCCCTGCGTTGGCATTCGCGCTGTGCCTGTCGGCGAAGCCATGATGGCCTGCGTTCTTCTAGACCACTTGCTGCTGCATCGCGGGCAGGTTGGCGATCAAGGTGGTAAGATCGGCCCCGCTGCGTAA
- a CDS encoding YjbF family lipoprotein, with amino-acid sequence MKSLRFLSAFLLILISACSEISNSSTVLKSKFSLDLRKSESSFEYNPRKTITRKMINASSTPLVLVEILNSDYIATIQSAPFPALADVWLTKDGKSLTTKDGVLVATRGFNYDLMGADVAALKAALTKAQTSKQPIFYDRSYRYLVKDNQDEIITVNCELSSAGKSPFKIFDKSYGTTLLLETCQNKAVQFENKFWVQKNGLIRKSMQWHGINLEMILIERVI; translated from the coding sequence ATGAAATCATTGCGTTTCTTATCAGCATTTCTGTTAATCTTGATTTCTGCTTGCAGTGAGATCTCAAATAGCAGCACTGTTCTAAAATCAAAATTTTCGCTCGATTTGAGAAAAAGCGAATCAAGCTTTGAATATAACCCTCGAAAAACGATTACGCGTAAGATGATCAACGCCAGCAGCACGCCATTGGTGTTGGTCGAAATCTTGAACAGTGACTATATTGCAACAATTCAATCTGCCCCGTTTCCGGCACTTGCAGACGTTTGGCTAACGAAAGATGGAAAAAGCTTAACCACAAAAGACGGCGTTTTAGTGGCAACACGCGGGTTCAATTATGATCTCATGGGTGCAGATGTTGCCGCGCTTAAAGCCGCTTTAACAAAGGCACAGACATCAAAACAACCCATATTTTATGACCGTTCTTATCGTTATCTTGTGAAAGACAATCAAGATGAGATCATAACAGTGAATTGTGAGCTGTCTTCCGCTGGAAAAAGCCCTTTTAAAATATTCGATAAAAGTTATGGCACAACGCTCTTGTTGGAAACATGTCAAAACAAAGCAGTACAATTTGAAAATAAATTTTGGGTGCAAAAAAACGGCTTAATCAGAAAATCAATGCAATGGCATGGTATAAATCTTGAAATGATATTGATTGAACGTGTGATTTAG
- a CDS encoding YjbH domain-containing protein, with protein MIDLRRMFKLVNTIAIIVLSPNLLSADSQSYTSYGTIGLIDMPTAASDSDGRLVLSQSGFDGDRRTSLTAQILPRISASFRYSAHGRNGHEAGGYYNHDRSFDIRFRAVDEGQYMPAFAIGLNDFIGTGWYTGEYVVGTKNVGPVEVTAGLGFGRLATYGGFDSPLGQIDERFKTRAGRDFGRGGELESTEWFRGDTAAFGGLAWHLGKGFTAKFEYSSDQYNREAPYLEHQTPWNYGLSWNSGRGYFLQSSFLHGDKISLSAHIVMDPKDPPNGPGKELAPMPVRPRALAPNKTSVQAIKFEDLQKGLETAGLKLKGIQIKSGHARFQMMNARYRSTSQALGRAARTISQYLGDDIASFTVEFIDADMVVFSAKIERADLERYALSADPSRAILDKIEFSDRKDRLEDQSVTKPFLWSLSPYFEYSLFDPLDPIRYDLGAKLKGEFTLGPGLFIDGEIRKSILSSFGEVLRPSDSLLPHVRSDHAIYGRDGDPSLDQLTVTKLAKFTPDLYARLSTGYLEKMYAGVSGEMLWKPVNSRLGVGLELSRVQQRDFDIRLGLQEYQATTGHLSAYYDFENGLVAQLDAGQYLAEDRGYTLRLSRQFGNGWEMGTWATITNVPFEKFGEGSFDKGFFFRIPLDWGAAQPTGATPHIEFNVMGRDGGQKLNVPYRLYNLTRFSHSEAIYKEAGRFWK; from the coding sequence ATGATTGATTTAAGACGCATGTTTAAACTGGTCAACACCATTGCAATTATTGTCTTATCGCCCAATTTGCTTTCAGCAGACTCGCAATCATACACGAGCTACGGCACAATTGGCTTGATCGATATGCCTACTGCTGCATCAGATTCAGATGGGCGGCTTGTCCTTAGCCAAAGCGGCTTTGATGGGGATCGACGCACCAGTTTAACCGCGCAAATCCTACCAAGAATATCAGCCAGCTTTCGCTATTCAGCCCATGGACGAAATGGCCATGAAGCGGGGGGTTATTATAACCATGACCGCAGTTTTGATATTCGCTTTCGCGCCGTTGATGAAGGTCAATATATGCCGGCTTTCGCCATTGGCTTAAATGATTTTATCGGAACCGGTTGGTATACGGGCGAATATGTTGTGGGCACAAAAAATGTTGGCCCTGTTGAAGTGACAGCCGGATTGGGCTTCGGTCGGTTGGCCACTTATGGTGGGTTTGACTCGCCGTTAGGGCAAATTGACGAGAGGTTTAAAACCCGCGCTGGACGAGATTTTGGCAGGGGCGGTGAGCTTGAATCAACCGAATGGTTCAGAGGCGATACGGCTGCCTTTGGGGGTTTGGCTTGGCATCTGGGCAAAGGGTTCACGGCAAAATTTGAATATTCATCTGATCAATATAACCGAGAAGCGCCCTATCTTGAGCATCAAACCCCTTGGAATTACGGGTTATCCTGGAATTCTGGTAGGGGTTATTTCCTACAATCCAGCTTTTTGCATGGAGATAAAATTTCTCTATCTGCGCATATTGTGATGGATCCCAAAGATCCGCCAAACGGGCCGGGTAAGGAACTTGCGCCGATGCCCGTGCGTCCGCGCGCGCTCGCGCCAAACAAAACCTCGGTGCAAGCTATCAAATTTGAAGATCTGCAAAAAGGCCTTGAAACAGCTGGCCTAAAGTTAAAGGGCATTCAGATTAAGTCGGGGCACGCACGTTTTCAAATGATGAATGCGCGTTATAGATCTACCTCTCAGGCGCTTGGGCGCGCGGCCCGTACGATATCGCAGTATCTTGGCGATGATATAGCATCCTTTACGGTCGAGTTTATCGATGCTGATATGGTTGTATTTTCTGCGAAAATCGAAAGGGCGGATCTGGAGCGCTATGCGCTGTCAGCGGACCCGTCGCGGGCGATATTGGATAAAATTGAATTTTCAGACCGAAAAGACCGCCTGGAAGATCAATCGGTCACAAAACCATTTTTATGGTCTCTCAGTCCTTATTTTGAATATTCCCTATTTGATCCGTTAGATCCAATTCGGTATGATTTAGGGGCAAAGTTGAAAGGAGAGTTCACCCTTGGCCCTGGACTATTCATCGACGGGGAAATCAGAAAATCAATTTTAAGTAGTTTTGGTGAGGTTTTACGGCCTTCCGATTCTCTGCTACCTCATGTGCGCAGCGACCATGCTATTTATGGGCGAGATGGAGATCCAAGTTTGGATCAACTTACCGTTACAAAATTAGCCAAGTTCACGCCCGATCTTTACGCGCGCCTATCTACCGGTTATTTGGAAAAGATGTATGCAGGCGTTTCAGGCGAAATGCTTTGGAAACCTGTAAACAGCCGTTTGGGAGTTGGCTTAGAGCTCAGCCGCGTGCAACAACGCGACTTTGATATCCGCTTGGGCCTACAAGAGTATCAAGCCACGACGGGTCACCTGTCAGCGTATTACGATTTTGAGAACGGTCTTGTAGCGCAGTTAGATGCTGGGCAGTATTTAGCAGAAGATCGGGGCTACACCCTTCGCCTTTCAAGGCAGTTTGGTAATGGGTGGGAAATGGGAACCTGGGCGACGATAACCAATGTTCCATTTGAAAAGTTTGGCGAGGGTTCATTCGACAAAGGTTTCTTTTTCAGAATTCCGTTAGATTGGGGAGCTGCGCAACCAACCGGTGCAACGCCTCACATCGAGTTCAATGTAATGGGCAGAGATGGTGGCCAAAAGCTTAATGTACCATACAGGCTTTATAATCTAACGCGCTTTTCTCATTCAGAAGCAATTTATAAAGAAGCAGGAAGGTTCTGGAAATAA